The following proteins come from a genomic window of Anopheles ziemanni chromosome 3, idAnoZiCoDA_A2_x.2, whole genome shotgun sequence:
- the LOC131284740 gene encoding UDP-glycosyltransferase UGT5-like, translating to MAFRWLVSFVTLAAVTCCVRAENILFLQSTPSKSHHIWNRQIFDRLYENGHNLTILSFEQETSVPGKTFLVMEGFYEKMMAAFADSASDFYSYENTFGNIMNVYQYYTVSGRILEEQDAIKQLLDYPKSFRFDLIIHDFTMGQFLLGFVEHFRNPPLVSISPYNIPSYTQYLADIPLYPTYVPHPTSTFSSQMTFIERVKNTLYWGFDMLYRQQVYMPNENQRMKRVFPGANLTHVKLLERRSELVLVNSDPAVDFYQLLPPNVVQVGGLHIKRTEEMPVMMKQFMARASRGVIVFSFGTNVQSEMLGTEVNRQLLELFRSMPEYGFIWKHANAEKKVMPPNVLMTSWVPQSAVLADGRTKLLVSHGGLLSLQEAAWNGVPVIGVPFFADQFSNVHRLEVAGIGIGIPSTKLNAETLKEAMDKLLSDPSYRARAKELSVRFRTQPETPLDRAIFWIEKVIAGKGLRYLRAPTRDMAPYQVYGLDMVAVVLLIALGYYLIFKRHSKPAGALQAPDGAKPKTE from the exons aTGGCTTTCAGATGGCTGGTGTCATTTGTCACGCTGGCGGCCGTGACTTGCTGCGTGCGTGCGGAGAACATACTTTTCCTGCAGTCCACTCCATCGAAAAGCCATCACATCTGGAATCGGCAAATTTTCGACCGCTTGTACGAGAATGGCCACAATCTCACGATTCTCTCGTTCGAGCAGGAAACCTCCGTGCCGGGCAAAACGTTTCTGGTAATGGAAGGGTTTTACGAAAAGATGATGGCAGCGTTTGCTGACAGTGCGTCCGATTTCTACTCCTACGAGAACACGTTTGGGAACATTATGAACGTGTATCAGTATTACACCGTGAGCGGTCGGATTCTGGAGGAACAGGACGCGATCAAGCAGTTACTGGACTACCCGAAGTCGTTCCGCTTCGATCTGATCATCCACGATTTCACGATGGGACAGTTTTTGCTCGGATTTGTGGAACACTTCCGTAACCCGCCGCTCGTGTCCATCTCGCCGTACAACATTCCCTCGTACACGCAGTACCTGGCGGACATTCCGCTCTACCCGACGTATGTGCCGCACCCGACCTCCACCTTCAGCTCGCAGATGACCTTCATCGAGCGGGTGAAGAACACACTCTACTGGGGGTTCGATATGCTCTACCGGCAGCAAGTGTACATGCCCAACGAGAACCAGCGCATGAAGCGCGTCTTTCCGGGCGCTAATTTGACGCACGTTAAACTGCTCGAGCGCCGGTCGGAGCTGGTGCTGGTGAACAGTGATCCGGCGGTCGACTTTTACCAACTGCTGCCACCGAACGTGGTGCAGGTGGGCGGGTTGCATATAAAGCGCACCGAAGAAATGCCCGTG ATGATGAAACAGTTTATGGCACGCGCCAGCAGGGGTGTTATAGTGTTCAGCTTCGGCACGAACGTGCAGAGCGAAATGCTCGGTACGGAAGTGAACCGCCAGCTGCTGGAACTGTTTCGCAGCATGCCCGAGTACGGGTTCATCTGGAAGCATGCGAACGCCGAAAAGAAGGTGATGCCACCGAATGTGCTAATGACTTCCTGGGTACCCCAGTCGGCGGTGCTGGCCGACGGTCGCACGAAGCTGCTGGTAAGCCACGGCGGGTTGCTTAGCTTACAGGAAGCCGCCTGGAACGGTGTGCCTGTTATCGGGGTGCCCTTCTTTGCCGATCAGTTCTCGAACGTGCACCGGCTCGAGGTGGCCGGCATTGGTATCGGCATACCGTCGACCAAACTGAACGCCGAAACCCTGAAAGAGGCAATGGACAAACTGTTGAGCGATCCCAG TTATCGTGCACGTGCCAAAGAGCTGTCGGTTCGCTTCCGCACGCAACCGGAGACGCCGCTCGATCGGGCCATCTTCTGGATCGAGAAAGTGATCGCCGGCAAGGGGCTGCGCTATCTGCGTGCCCCGACGCGCGATATGGCCCCGTATCAGGTGTACGGTCTCGACATGGTTGCCGTAGTGCTGCTGATCGCGCTCGGATACTATCTTATCTTCAAGCGTCACTCGAAACCGGCCGGGGCGCTCCAAGCCCCGGACGGCGCAAAACCCAAGACGGAATAG